The Salvia miltiorrhiza cultivar Shanhuang (shh) chromosome 1, IMPLAD_Smil_shh, whole genome shotgun sequence genome has a window encoding:
- the LOC131021855 gene encoding NAC domain-containing protein 40-like isoform X3 encodes MEISIAEASSMFPGFRFSPTDEELIQYYLKRKLHGSDDGVEVIPEVDICRHEPWDLPGQSVIQSDNEWFFFSPRGRKYPNGSQSKRATVSGYWKATGKERSVKSGSTQIGTKRTLVFHMGRAPKGQRTEWIMHEYTTSEKSQDAMVVCRLRKNREFHLNDSVGEGAVENSAPSVSGLVDGAKTAGSCSKDCSSSHNSHSVEQLDTGSESEEKVTNESSHPVSSLNEEDDCYADIMKDDIIKLDDSSLSENPRPIRQKLPSQGTANRRLRLRRHRMESYGNGREHFGIYELEKQTSAREISIENARDSNLIEKSTRIVFLVAVVLISVLILLLYIRGSSS; translated from the exons ATGGAAATCTCCATAGCCGAAGCTTCTTCCATGTTTCCCGGCTTCCGCTTCTCCCCCACCGACGAGGAGCTCATTCAGTATTATCTCAAGAGGAAGCTGCACGGCTCCGACGACGGCGTCGAAGTCATCCCTGAAGTTGATATTTGCAGACATGAACCTTGGGATTTACCAG GTCAATCAGTGATACAATCGGACAACGAGTGGTTCTTCTTCTCGCCTCGCGGAAGGAAGTATCCGAACGGGTCTCAGAGTAAAAGGGCAACCGTGTCCGGTTACTGGAAGGCTACAGGGAAGGAGCGCAGCGTGAAGTCCGGCTCGACCCAGATTGGCACGAAGAGGACTCTCGTGTTCCACATGGGTCGGGCGCCTAAAGGGCAGAGGACGGAGTGGATAATGCACGAGTATACCACGAGTGAGAAATCCCAG GATGCTATGGTGGTGTGTCGCCTGCGGAAGAACAGGGAGTTCCATTTGAACGATTCCGTAGGGGAAGGGGCAGTCGAAAACAGTGCACCATCTGTATCTGGGCTTGTGGATGGGGCAAAGACTGCTGGTAGCTGTTCCAAGGATTGCAGCAGCAGCCACAACTCCCACTCGGTGGAACAGCTCGACACGGGCTCTGAGTCGGAAGAGAAAGTCACGAACGAATCCTCTCACCCTGTAAGCAGCCTCAACGAG GAAGATGATTGTTATGCTGACATAATGAAAGACGACATAATCAAGCTCGATGATTCCTCGTTGAGCGAGAATCCTAGGCCTATAAGACAGAAGCTCCCTTCCCAGGGGACAGCAAATCGACGTCTGAGGCTCAGACGCCACAGGATGGAATCTTATGGGAATGGGAGGGAGCATTTTGGGATATATGAATTGGAAAAGCAGACGAGTGCTCGGGAGATAAGTATTGAGAATGCTAGAGATTCGAACCTAATCGAGAAATCAACAAGGATCGTGTTCCTCGTTGCTGTCGTGTTAATCTCTGTCTTGATATTGCTCCTCTACATCCGCGGATCGTCTAGCTGA
- the LOC131021855 gene encoding NAC domain-containing protein 40-like isoform X4: MEISIAEASSMFPGFRFSPTDEELIQYYLKRKLHGSDDGVEVIPEVDICRHEPWDLPGQSVIQSDNEWFFFSPRGRKYPNGSQSKRATVSGYWKATGKERSVKSGSTQIGTKRTLVFHMGRAPKGQRTEWIMHEYTTSEKSQDAMVVCRLRKNREFHLNDSVGEGAVENSAPSVSGLVDGAKTAGSCSKDCSSSHNSHSVEQLDTGSESEEKVTNESSHPEDDCYADIMKDDIIKLDDSSLSENPRPIRQKLPSQGTANRRLRLRRHRMESYGNGREHFGIYELEKQTSAREISIENARDSNLIEKSTRIVFLVAVVLISVLILLLYIRGSSS; this comes from the exons ATGGAAATCTCCATAGCCGAAGCTTCTTCCATGTTTCCCGGCTTCCGCTTCTCCCCCACCGACGAGGAGCTCATTCAGTATTATCTCAAGAGGAAGCTGCACGGCTCCGACGACGGCGTCGAAGTCATCCCTGAAGTTGATATTTGCAGACATGAACCTTGGGATTTACCAG GTCAATCAGTGATACAATCGGACAACGAGTGGTTCTTCTTCTCGCCTCGCGGAAGGAAGTATCCGAACGGGTCTCAGAGTAAAAGGGCAACCGTGTCCGGTTACTGGAAGGCTACAGGGAAGGAGCGCAGCGTGAAGTCCGGCTCGACCCAGATTGGCACGAAGAGGACTCTCGTGTTCCACATGGGTCGGGCGCCTAAAGGGCAGAGGACGGAGTGGATAATGCACGAGTATACCACGAGTGAGAAATCCCAG GATGCTATGGTGGTGTGTCGCCTGCGGAAGAACAGGGAGTTCCATTTGAACGATTCCGTAGGGGAAGGGGCAGTCGAAAACAGTGCACCATCTGTATCTGGGCTTGTGGATGGGGCAAAGACTGCTGGTAGCTGTTCCAAGGATTGCAGCAGCAGCCACAACTCCCACTCGGTGGAACAGCTCGACACGGGCTCTGAGTCGGAAGAGAAAGTCACGAACGAATCCTCTCACCCT GAAGATGATTGTTATGCTGACATAATGAAAGACGACATAATCAAGCTCGATGATTCCTCGTTGAGCGAGAATCCTAGGCCTATAAGACAGAAGCTCCCTTCCCAGGGGACAGCAAATCGACGTCTGAGGCTCAGACGCCACAGGATGGAATCTTATGGGAATGGGAGGGAGCATTTTGGGATATATGAATTGGAAAAGCAGACGAGTGCTCGGGAGATAAGTATTGAGAATGCTAGAGATTCGAACCTAATCGAGAAATCAACAAGGATCGTGTTCCTCGTTGCTGTCGTGTTAATCTCTGTCTTGATATTGCTCCTCTACATCCGCGGATCGTCTAGCTGA
- the LOC131021845 gene encoding bifunctional nitrilase/nitrile hydratase NIT4A-like, whose product MSSVSTSSSVAPNSQILNRNSGVEEAVAEKLRDMALVPNPAVDEGPLFAEVDMGADASAPTVRATVVQAATVFYDTPATLDKAERLLAEAASYGSQLVVFPEAFIGGYPRGSTFGVSIGNRTAKGKEEFRRYHAAAIDVPGPEVERLAAMAAKYKVHLVMGAIERDGYTLYCTVLFFDPQGHFLGKHRKVMPTALERIIWGFGDGSTIPVFDTPIGKIGAAICWENRMPLLRTAMYAKGVEIYCAPTADSRDVWQASMTHIALEGGCFVLSANQFCRRKDYPPPPDYVFSGAEEELMPESVVCAGGSVIISPSGTVLAGPNYEGEALISADLDLGEVVQAKFDFDVVGHYARPEILSLVVKDHPMTPVSFTSASSKPDVP is encoded by the exons ATGAGCTCAGTGTCCACGTCATCATCGGTTGCTCCGAACAGTCAAATTCTGAATAGAAATTCAGGGGTGGAAGAAGCAGTAGCTGAGAAGCTGAGAGACATGGCTCTGGTTCCTAATCCTGCTGTTGACGAGGGCCCTTTGTTTGCCGAGGTGGACATGGGGGCCGACGCCTCCGCCCCCACCGTCCGCGCCACCGTCGTCCAGGCGGCCACCGTCTTCTACGACACCCCTGCCACTCTTG ATAAAGCTGAAAGGCTGCTGGCTGAAGCAGCCTCATATGGCTCTCAGTTAGTTGTGTTTCCTGAAGCATTCATTGGTGGCTATCCGCGTGGATCAACTTTCGGTGTTTCAATTGGTAACCGTACAGCCAAGGGCAAAGAGGAGTTCCGGAGATATCACGCTGCTGCTATTGATGTTCCTG GTCCTGAAGTTGAACGTTTAGCTGCAATGGCCGCGAAATATAAGGTTCATTTAGTGATGGGGGCTATAGAGAGAGATGGATATACCCTATACTGCACTGTTCTGTTTTTCGACCCTCAAGGTCATTTCCTTGGAAAGCATAGGAAAGTCATGCCTACGGCTCTGGAGCGCATAATCTGGGGCTTTGGAGACGGGTCGACAATCCCTGTTTTCGACACACCTATTGGGAAAATCGGGGCTGCAATTTGTTGGGAAAATAGAATGCCACTTTTAAGGACAGCAATGTATGCTAAAG GTGTTGAAATATATTGTGCTCCTACGGCTGATTCGAGGGATGTCTGGCAAGCTTCGATGACCCACATTGCCCTTGAAGGAGGGTGTTTTGTGCTCTCTGCCAACCAGTTCTGCAGAAGAAAAGACTATCCACCTCCACCGGATTATGTCTTCTCCGGTGCAGAGGAAGAACTCATGCCGGAATCTGTTGTCTGTGCTGGCGGCAGTGTCATAATCTCTCCATCGGGGACTGTGCTGGCAGGGCCGAATTATGAAGGGGAAGCACTCATATCCGCAGATTTGG ATCTTGGCGAGGTGGTTCAGGCAAAGTTCGACTTTGATGTGGTCGGCCACTACGCGCGCCCTGAGATCCTCAGCCTCGTCGTGAAGGACCACCCCATGACCCCTGTTTCCTTCACCTCGGCATCAAGCAAGCCCGACGTTCCCTAG
- the LOC131021855 gene encoding NAC domain-containing protein 40-like isoform X1, giving the protein MGSCNISDNDRSICSMEISIAEASSMFPGFRFSPTDEELIQYYLKRKLHGSDDGVEVIPEVDICRHEPWDLPGQSVIQSDNEWFFFSPRGRKYPNGSQSKRATVSGYWKATGKERSVKSGSTQIGTKRTLVFHMGRAPKGQRTEWIMHEYTTSEKSQDAMVVCRLRKNREFHLNDSVGEGAVENSAPSVSGLVDGAKTAGSCSKDCSSSHNSHSVEQLDTGSESEEKVTNESSHPVSSLNEEDDCYADIMKDDIIKLDDSSLSENPRPIRQKLPSQGTANRRLRLRRHRMESYGNGREHFGIYELEKQTSAREISIENARDSNLIEKSTRIVFLVAVVLISVLILLLYIRGSSS; this is encoded by the exons atgggCAGCTGTAATATCAGCGACAACGACAGATCAATTTGTTCCATGGAAATCTCCATAGCCGAAGCTTCTTCCATGTTTCCCGGCTTCCGCTTCTCCCCCACCGACGAGGAGCTCATTCAGTATTATCTCAAGAGGAAGCTGCACGGCTCCGACGACGGCGTCGAAGTCATCCCTGAAGTTGATATTTGCAGACATGAACCTTGGGATTTACCAG GTCAATCAGTGATACAATCGGACAACGAGTGGTTCTTCTTCTCGCCTCGCGGAAGGAAGTATCCGAACGGGTCTCAGAGTAAAAGGGCAACCGTGTCCGGTTACTGGAAGGCTACAGGGAAGGAGCGCAGCGTGAAGTCCGGCTCGACCCAGATTGGCACGAAGAGGACTCTCGTGTTCCACATGGGTCGGGCGCCTAAAGGGCAGAGGACGGAGTGGATAATGCACGAGTATACCACGAGTGAGAAATCCCAG GATGCTATGGTGGTGTGTCGCCTGCGGAAGAACAGGGAGTTCCATTTGAACGATTCCGTAGGGGAAGGGGCAGTCGAAAACAGTGCACCATCTGTATCTGGGCTTGTGGATGGGGCAAAGACTGCTGGTAGCTGTTCCAAGGATTGCAGCAGCAGCCACAACTCCCACTCGGTGGAACAGCTCGACACGGGCTCTGAGTCGGAAGAGAAAGTCACGAACGAATCCTCTCACCCTGTAAGCAGCCTCAACGAG GAAGATGATTGTTATGCTGACATAATGAAAGACGACATAATCAAGCTCGATGATTCCTCGTTGAGCGAGAATCCTAGGCCTATAAGACAGAAGCTCCCTTCCCAGGGGACAGCAAATCGACGTCTGAGGCTCAGACGCCACAGGATGGAATCTTATGGGAATGGGAGGGAGCATTTTGGGATATATGAATTGGAAAAGCAGACGAGTGCTCGGGAGATAAGTATTGAGAATGCTAGAGATTCGAACCTAATCGAGAAATCAACAAGGATCGTGTTCCTCGTTGCTGTCGTGTTAATCTCTGTCTTGATATTGCTCCTCTACATCCGCGGATCGTCTAGCTGA
- the LOC131006886 gene encoding putative late blight resistance protein homolog R1C-3 produces the protein MAAYASLVSLLNTMEQIQTHPLLSTCFDKYQNESLRTKVDFFLDFVENYSDAGSREADDLLRRIAFVAHAAEDITECEATDRVRAVSTKKRLQMLLHLQRIIDGMFSIEEKVIKFKEETGCINRQPSYSTSSAASVKTAAMVGFDGYLVQLLDQLTGQPPERRIISIVGMGGIGKTTLARNMYENRLTVQHFDVRAWVTVSQDYNAREILKEALSCLGGLSSNIGEDQLGEELHKTLYGRRYLIILDDVWSVEVWDRMNFYFPENNNGSRIVVTTRLSEVVDYFSSSAVALSFLDDSKSWELFCEKTFPRESCPLELEDIGKKIVNKCKGLPLAIVVIGGLLGKSSRTQEYWEKIGDDISLILNSREGNKVLSILYLSYKHLPACLKSCFLYLGLFPEDYDIRVFELIKLWVAEGFIKPNTHQSLEEIAEGYVKELIDRSLLLVRGFRPHKRFETCSVHDLVRDLSIKIAAKEDFVCVQRDEDGRRHFTVDERTSSFYRQNNSSGFMLQPPSLVHPQIFTAKCYLMTT, from the coding sequence ATGGCGGCTTATGCATCTCTAGTTTCTTTGTTGAATACTATGGAGCAGATCCAGACTCATCCTCTCCTCTCTACTTGTTTCGACAAGTACCAGAATGAATCTCTTCGCACAAAGGTTGATTTCTTTCTGGATTTTGTAGAGAATTATTCAGATGCAGGCAGCAGAGAAGCAGACGATTTGCTGAGGCGAATTGCATTCGTGGCTCATGCGGCTGAAGATATAACCGAATGCGAAGCAACAGATCGAGTTCGTGCTGTTTCCACTAAAAAACGTCTCCAGATGTTGCTCCATCTGCAGAGAATAATCGACGGCATGTTTTCAATCGAGGAAAAGGTAATCAAGTTTAAAGAAGAAACGGGGTGCATAAACCGGCAGCCCTCGTATTCGACGTCATCAGCTGCATCTGTGAAGACTGCAGCTATGGTGGGATTCGACGGCTACTTGGTGCAACTCTTGGATCAGCTCACTGGACAGCCTCCTGAGCGGCGGATAATCTCAATCGTCGGAATGGGAGGGATAGGTAAGACCACTCTCGCTAGAAACATGTATGAAAATCGACTTACTGTTCAACATTTTGATGTTCGTGCCTGGGTTACTGTGTCGCAAGATTACAATGCTAGAGAAATTCTTAAAGAAGCACTTTCTTGCCTAGGAGGATTGAGTAGTAATATTGGTGAGGATCAATTAGGCGAAGAGTTGCATAAAACTTTATATGGTAGGAGGTATCTCATTATACTGGATGATGTGTGGAGCGTTGAGGTTTGGGATAGGATGAATTTTTACTTCCCAGAAAATAATAATGGAAGCCGAATTGTGGTAACAACTAGGCTATCGGAGGTGGTGGATTATTTTAGCTCCTCTGCAGTAGCATTGAGCTTTCTTGATGACAGTAAAAGTTGGGAGCTTTTCTGTGAGAAGACATTTCCACGGGAAAGCTGCCCTCTTGAACTGGAAGACATCGGAAAGAAGATTGTTAACAAGTGCAAAGGACTCCCACTCGCGATCGTCGTGATTGGAGGCCTTCTTGGAAAATCATCTAGGACACAAGAATACTGGGAGAAGATTGGAGATGATATAAGCTTGATTTTGAATTCAAGAGAGGGAAACAAAGTGTTGAGCATATTATATCTGAGTTATAAGCACTTGCCTGCGTGTCTGAAATCATGTTTCCTTTACCTGGGATTGTTTCCGGAAGACTATGATATCCGTGTGTTCGAACTCATTAAACTCTGGGTTGCTGAAGGCTTTATAAAACCAAACACACACCAAAGTTTGGAAGAAATCGCGGAGGGATACGTAAAGGAGCTCATCGACAGGAGTCTCCTTTTAGTTCGTGGGTTCAGACCACACAAGAGGTTCGAAACATGTTCTGTTCATGATCTTGTAAGAGACTTGAGCATCAAGATTGCTGCAAAAGAGGACTTTGTTTGTGTGCAACGAGACGAAGATGGGCGGCGTCACTTCACTGTTGATGAAAGAACTTCAAGCTTTTACCGCCAAAACAATAGCTCTGGTTTCATGCTGCAGCCGCCATCACTTGTCCATCCTCAGATATTCACCGCCAAGTGTTATTTGATGACTACATAG
- the LOC131021855 gene encoding NAC domain-containing protein 40-like isoform X2 — protein MGSCNISDNDRSICSMEISIAEASSMFPGFRFSPTDEELIQYYLKRKLHGSDDGVEVIPEVDICRHEPWDLPGQSVIQSDNEWFFFSPRGRKYPNGSQSKRATVSGYWKATGKERSVKSGSTQIGTKRTLVFHMGRAPKGQRTEWIMHEYTTSEKSQDAMVVCRLRKNREFHLNDSVGEGAVENSAPSVSGLVDGAKTAGSCSKDCSSSHNSHSVEQLDTGSESEEKVTNESSHPEDDCYADIMKDDIIKLDDSSLSENPRPIRQKLPSQGTANRRLRLRRHRMESYGNGREHFGIYELEKQTSAREISIENARDSNLIEKSTRIVFLVAVVLISVLILLLYIRGSSS, from the exons atgggCAGCTGTAATATCAGCGACAACGACAGATCAATTTGTTCCATGGAAATCTCCATAGCCGAAGCTTCTTCCATGTTTCCCGGCTTCCGCTTCTCCCCCACCGACGAGGAGCTCATTCAGTATTATCTCAAGAGGAAGCTGCACGGCTCCGACGACGGCGTCGAAGTCATCCCTGAAGTTGATATTTGCAGACATGAACCTTGGGATTTACCAG GTCAATCAGTGATACAATCGGACAACGAGTGGTTCTTCTTCTCGCCTCGCGGAAGGAAGTATCCGAACGGGTCTCAGAGTAAAAGGGCAACCGTGTCCGGTTACTGGAAGGCTACAGGGAAGGAGCGCAGCGTGAAGTCCGGCTCGACCCAGATTGGCACGAAGAGGACTCTCGTGTTCCACATGGGTCGGGCGCCTAAAGGGCAGAGGACGGAGTGGATAATGCACGAGTATACCACGAGTGAGAAATCCCAG GATGCTATGGTGGTGTGTCGCCTGCGGAAGAACAGGGAGTTCCATTTGAACGATTCCGTAGGGGAAGGGGCAGTCGAAAACAGTGCACCATCTGTATCTGGGCTTGTGGATGGGGCAAAGACTGCTGGTAGCTGTTCCAAGGATTGCAGCAGCAGCCACAACTCCCACTCGGTGGAACAGCTCGACACGGGCTCTGAGTCGGAAGAGAAAGTCACGAACGAATCCTCTCACCCT GAAGATGATTGTTATGCTGACATAATGAAAGACGACATAATCAAGCTCGATGATTCCTCGTTGAGCGAGAATCCTAGGCCTATAAGACAGAAGCTCCCTTCCCAGGGGACAGCAAATCGACGTCTGAGGCTCAGACGCCACAGGATGGAATCTTATGGGAATGGGAGGGAGCATTTTGGGATATATGAATTGGAAAAGCAGACGAGTGCTCGGGAGATAAGTATTGAGAATGCTAGAGATTCGAACCTAATCGAGAAATCAACAAGGATCGTGTTCCTCGTTGCTGTCGTGTTAATCTCTGTCTTGATATTGCTCCTCTACATCCGCGGATCGTCTAGCTGA